The genomic segment GCGAAGGCGCCCGAGCGGCGGACGGTCTCGGCAGCGTCGCGCCAGCCGCCGAAGCCGGTCTTCTCGCGGAAGCCCGCGCGCAGGCCCTCGGCGAAACCGCGGATGCGGTGTCCGAAGAACACATAGGCGAGCGCCGCCACGCCAAGCGGCCAGGCGATCAGAAAGCCCAGGATCGTCAGTCCGACCGTCAACGGCGTGAAGCCGGGGCGGCCCGCCTGGGCGGCGTCATAGGTCGTGTTGCAGTGCATCATGTCGGCTCCTTGCTGTCCGGCAGGATTCGGCAAGGCCCGGACCGCCCCGTCCGGCTTGCAGAATCCTGCACGGTGTCGTGCCGGCCCGCCAACCGTCGAGGCTGGAACACCGGCACCACATCGACGTGGTCCCCGCGGCCGGTCCGTTCAAGATCTTGAATTTAGCCGGGACTGCTCCCATGCGGCCTGCGACGGCACCGCCCGGCGAGGGGCATGCGCCCGATCGGCGGACCTCTCTCAGGTCCCGCAGACGGACGCTTCGCCAGGAGGCAGGCCGATCCCGGGGGGCCAGCCCCTACCGGAACTGCGACGGCCGGAACCGCCGCAAGGCAAGCACGCCGAGGACCGAAAAGAGCACCAAGACGAGCCCTTGGGCAATCGCGAAGGGCGGCTCGGACTGCGTCGGGGCGAGCGCCCGCAGCGGCCCGATCTTCTGGAAGGCCTGCACGACGCCGACGAAGACGTTGAGATAGAGGGCCAGCACCGCCGTTACGACATAGATCGCCCGCCAGGGTCCCGACAGGCTCTTGATGTAGAGCGCCACGATGGCGCCGGTCAGCGCCAGCAGCGACACCACCCCGACCCAGTGGGAGGGCAGGAAGGTTTCGTAGGGAAACATGAAGCCGGTGACGCTGGTCGCGTCTGTGCTGGCCAGGAACAGCAACGTCCAACCGGGGCGGAAGCGCCCGGCGACGAGATCGGCCAGAACGACCAGCCCCGCGCCGATGCCGACAAGACTGAGGACGACGTGAAGGGTCGTGAATGTCGAAAGCGACAGTCCCAGGATCATGGCTAGGGCCTCCTCGGCGGGCGGCGCACCGGCTGCGCCGATGGCGGCACCGAACCGTCCGATTGCCGACACCATCCGCACAACAACCTATACCTGATCTCGCGTCGCAATACGCCGCCCGGCGCGGCACGCGTTCCGCGACGCCGCGGCCCCGATGACGGCCGTCCGGGTCCCCCGTTCGGGTCGGCGCCCGCTACACCTCGGCATCGGCAACCCGGGGCAGGTCGCGCCACCAGCGCCGCGCCCGGTGAAAGCGGTGGTGGTCGATCGTCGAGTCCGCAATGTCGATGGTCGCGCGCTCGAAGGCGTTCCAGTCTTCCGCCAGTTGTTCCCGGCTCCAGAAATATTTCTTGCCCCAACCCTTGGCGATATCCAGCTCGCGCGAGCGGGTTCCGGACTGCTCGTGACGCCTCTGCGTGCGCTCGAAATCCAGATACTTGTAGTGCAGCAGCAAAAGCTCGTCGCGCGGCGGCAGGCGGATTTCGCCGGTCGGCTGGCAACTGTGGCGCCCGGTGGCGTAGTTGGTGGCTTCGATCCGGTCGGGGTCGAAAAGCCCAAGCTTGCTCATCTTGACCCAGGGCGCGCCGCGGGTCAGGTGCGCGCAGAGCAGGAGATCGGCCGGTTCCGGAAACTGCGCCGAGATCATCTGGTAGCCGAGCGCCGGGATCAACGTGACCACACGCTCCCGGCTGACCGCAAGATAGCGCTCCAGGTCGGGATGGTAGAGATGCTCGTCGATGTCGGCGACGATCACCCAATCCGCGACGCCCCGGCTTTCGTGCCAGACCTGGTCGGAGAATCGGACGCTGGACAGGATGCGCGATTTCGGATCGCCGGGCGGCAGGGTCCGCAAGGTCACCTTCGGATGCGCCCGCAGAATCTCGATCGAGCCGTCCGTCGAGCCGTCATCGTAGACGAAATAGCGGTCCACGACAGGGTCGTAGTGGCGGAA from the Prosthecodimorpha staleyi genome contains:
- a CDS encoding DUF2852 domain-containing protein encodes the protein MMHCNTTYDAAQAGRPGFTPLTVGLTILGFLIAWPLGVAALAYVFFGHRIRGFAEGLRAGFREKTGFGGWRDAAETVRRSGAFAERTGNAAFDEYRRREMERLDAERRRLDQERREFETYVRDLQRARDQQEFDRFMEERRRRQDGPTTA
- a CDS encoding glycosyltransferase family 2 protein, which gives rise to MTVHLYTRCWNDADMLGFMFRHYDPVVDRYFVYDDGSTDGSIEILRAHPKVTLRTLPPGDPKSRILSSVRFSDQVWHESRGVADWVIVADIDEHLYHPDLERYLAVSRERVVTLIPALGYQMISAQFPEPADLLLCAHLTRGAPWVKMSKLGLFDPDRIEATNYATGRHSCQPTGEIRLPPRDELLLLHYKYLDFERTQRRHEQSGTRSRELDIAKGWGKKYFWSREQLAEDWNAFERATIDIADSTIDHHRFHRARRWWRDLPRVADAEV